The genomic stretch GTCACCATACTCACATTGCTGGCATCATTTTTCATAGGAAAACTATTGTTTAAAATTCCTGCTTCCAATGCAAAGATTAACTTAAGCCTTCTGGAAGAGGAACGCAAAAATCTTGGTAAAATGAGTCTGGTGGAAAAGAAAGCATTGGTCATCTTTGGCATCACCATTGCCTTATGGGCCATTGATACCAGGCAGATTCATTTATTCGGATTCCAGCTCAGCCTTGTAATGGTAGCTATTTTATCAGCGGCATTATTCTTCATGCCCTATCTTGGCATACTGAAATGGAAAGAGGCCAAAATTTCCTGGAATCTTCTGATTTTCGCCTGCGGGGCTTATGCTGCAGGAGTGGCTTTGGATGAAACCGGTGTGGCTGCATGGGGGCTTAACGCTCTGTTCGCCCACTTAGGCATTGAGAATATGAGCTTTACTGTAATATTTGCTGTCATCATGCTGATCGCCAGCTTTAGCCACTTTATCTTCACCTCCAAGACAGTGCGGACCATTATTCTTATTCCCACAATCATCGGCATCGCCAATGCAACCGGGATCAATCCTGTTGCCCTGGCCCTTCCGGCTGCATTTTGCATTTCCGATACCATTACTTTGCCGCCTCACAGCAAAGTCAATTTAATCTATTACAATACCGGCTTTTTCAATGTCCTTGAACAAATGCTTTACGGCACACTGGTGCTGCTTGCCAAATGGGGCTTAATGATCATCGCCTCCCTGACCTGGTTCCGATTCATTGGACTGGTATAACAGAAAGGAAAAAACTATATGAACAGAATAAAAAAATTATCATATATCTCATGCCTCTGCCTGTTTGTCTCATTGGCGGCGGTACAGACCTCCTACGCAGGAGATGCCGGTAAAGTAGTATCCATGGAAGACCGGATAACGCCTGATGGGCAAGATGGAATCATTACCCAGACCATAAATGCCAAAACCAATGAATCCGGGGAAGTCATCTTTCCCATTTGGAAGGATGCTGCCATAGAATCCATGAAAGCTATCTCCGGTACTCTGACAGCAGATGAAGTTACTGAAAAAACAGATGGCGACCTGTCTTATTATCTGGCGGTGTTTGCTGAAAATGAAAAGGAGGTTTCCTTTCAGGTGGTTTTACGGGGAAAAGGATTTTACGCAGGAGAAGCTGCGGATTTGGGCGATACCTATCCCGGCAATGCAAAGGAACTCTCATTTAAGGCCAAAAACACCACCCCAATATCCATCGGTTCTTACCAGATGAAAATTGCCGTCCCAAAGGGAAAAGAGCTTCTTAATATCGTGGATTATTCCGATAAAAAGCCTTTCACCATCACCAGCGAGGACGGATATACGTTCGGAGGATTTGATTTCGGAAAGGTTTCCCCGGGAAAAGAATCAAAGCTTGCCATTAACGTGTTTGACAAGAAAAGCGGTTCCTCTGTTTTCCTATGGATCATCATTATCCTGCTGTCAGCCGGATTCATGTACCGCAATTTAGACCTGCTTAAAAAGCCGGTCAATGAATAAATCGAAAAAAGGATGAGTGATCATATGAGGAAAAGACAGGGAATACTGATTATTTCAGATGGGCTGGGAGACCGGCCAATAAAAGCGCTGGGCGGTTTAACCCCGTTAGAATATGCAAATACGCCAAACCTGGACCGCCTGGCAAGGGAAGGCTGCACAGGGAACGTCTATCCTATCGCCCCAGGGATACCCGTTGGCACCGATGTGGGCCATATGGAGATCTTTGGCTGCGATTCCGATAAGTACTACCCCGGCAGAGGCCCTCTGGAAGCTTTAAGCGGAGGAATCGAAATCCTGGAAGGAGATGTTGCCTTTCGGGGGAATTTTGGAACCATTGACGAGGAATATACAGTGATCGACCGGAGAGCCGGACGGATTCAGGAGGGGACCAGGGAACTTGCCGAAGCCTTATCCGGAATGAAGCTTAGAGACGGCACAACAGTTCTCGTGAAAGAGCTGACCCAGCACAGGGTCGCAGTGGTACTTCGAGGGAAGGGACTGTCTGCGGCTATTGTACCCACAGATGTAGGTACTGCAAACGAAGGAGCAAAGCTGGTAATCCCCTGTCCAGAGGATCCGGCCTGTAAAGAGGCTGCAAAAACTGCTGAAAACCTGTGGGAATTCACCAGGAATGCTATAGAGATCCTAAAAAACCATCCTGTCAACCAGGAACGGATCAGGAAGGGCCTGCTGCCGGCTAACGTAATCATAACCAGGGGGCCGGGGCAGCTAAGCACCATACCGAGTACGGCCCGGCAGCTGGGCATCCGCGCCCTCTGCATTGCAGGCGATATCACAGTAGGAGGGATCGCCCGGCTGGTTGGATTCGATTATTACATACAGGATTCCTTTACCGGGGGATTTCGCACAGACATCATGGGAAAAGCCAGGAAGGCTGTGGAATCGATAAAGGAAGGCTACGACTGGGTCATCGTCCATATAAAGGGCACCGATCTGGCAGGTCATGACAACCAGCCTCTGGAAAAGGTCCGGATCATAGAAGAGATCGACGGCATGGCAGGCTATATCATGGATCACATTAACGGAGAACAATGTTACATCGCTTTCACAGCAGACCATTCCACCCCCTGTGAAGCAAGAGACCATACAGGAGACGGTGTCCCCACCATTCTCTGGGGTTGGGACGTAAGACGGGATAAGACAGAAAAGGCGGGAGAAACCTTTTTTATGGAAGGAGCCTTACAAAGCCTTAAGGCAAGGGATATATTTACCATGCAAATGGACCTGATGGGCTTTACCAAAAAAAGAGGAGCCTGATCCAGAAAAATAAAAGAAAGCGCCGGAAAATGATGAAACTGCTGTTATTTTCCGGCGTTTTTGTTTTATGATTCCTTTAGAATCTTATCAATGCTTACGATCTTCACACAAAGGGCGAATAATTCCATCGCAAGGATCAGATCAGATAAGGGAGGATAAGAAGGCGCAATACGGATATTGTTATCCCTTGGATCTTTACCATATGGGTAAGTGGCTCCTGCTCCGGTCATGACGAGACCTGATTTCTTGCACCTTGCCACAATGGCCTTTGCACATCCGTCAAGAGAATCAAAGGAAATGAAATAGCCGCCTTTGGGACTGGTCCATTCTCCGATTCCAAGTCCGCCAAGCTCTCTTTCCAGGATCTGGTTCACTGCTTCGAATTTCGGTCTCATGATATCTGCATGCTTTCTCATATGCTCTACCATGCCGTGAATATCTCCAAAGAAGCGTACATGGCGCAGCTGGTTTACCTTATCATGGCCGATGGTCTGAATCTTTAACTGTTTCATTATGTCAACCAGGTTGTTCTGGCTGGCCGCGATGGTTGCGATACCGGAACCTGGGAAGCTGACTTTTGAAGTGGAGGCGAATTTATAAACCATATCCGGATTACCGGCTCTCTTGCACTCTGCAAGGATTTCAATGAGATGATCCTGGTCCCTGTCGTATAAATGATGAATGGTATACGCATTGTCCCAGTAGATACGGAAGTCTTTTGCAGCCGGTTTTAACCGGGCAAAACGGCGTACCGTATCATCGGAATAGGAAATTCCCTGAGGATTGGAATACTTCGGAACACACCAGATCCCTTTAATGGAGTCATCGTTTGCCACCAGCTCTTCCACCATATCCATATCCGGACCGGTTGGGGTCATGGGAACATTCACCATCTCAATCCCAAAGTATTCGGTTATGGAGAAATGTCTGTCGTATCCAGGAACAGGGCATAAGAATTTCACTTTATCCAGCTTGCTCCAGGGAGTACTTCCCA from Lacrimispora sphenoides JCM 1415 encodes the following:
- the apgM gene encoding 2,3-bisphosphoglycerate-independent phosphoglycerate mutase; amino-acid sequence: MRKRQGILIISDGLGDRPIKALGGLTPLEYANTPNLDRLAREGCTGNVYPIAPGIPVGTDVGHMEIFGCDSDKYYPGRGPLEALSGGIEILEGDVAFRGNFGTIDEEYTVIDRRAGRIQEGTRELAEALSGMKLRDGTTVLVKELTQHRVAVVLRGKGLSAAIVPTDVGTANEGAKLVIPCPEDPACKEAAKTAENLWEFTRNAIEILKNHPVNQERIRKGLLPANVIITRGPGQLSTIPSTARQLGIRALCIAGDITVGGIARLVGFDYYIQDSFTGGFRTDIMGKARKAVESIKEGYDWVIVHIKGTDLAGHDNQPLEKVRIIEEIDGMAGYIMDHINGEQCYIAFTADHSTPCEARDHTGDGVPTILWGWDVRRDKTEKAGETFFMEGALQSLKARDIFTMQMDLMGFTKKRGA
- a CDS encoding SLC13 family permease — protein: MNEAKATLSAPEIKVKKVKSPFELKMQFFGLPAALIVFGLFYSTPVPVGLSYAGKMALGVFLTALILWVSESIPNYTVSLLVIVALPILGVWEEEKAMGVLGYEVIWLTFAAFIIASGMEKSGLAKRLALNLITRFGKSANSILLLLMATNFLIAFVVPSTTARAAMMFPIVLLVIEAFGTTMNDPKNNLGKLLALQGIQSNNLSTGAIVTATSAQIMAIGFIKDLTGQNISWTYWFIASAPVTILTLLASFFIGKLLFKIPASNAKINLSLLEEERKNLGKMSLVEKKALVIFGITIALWAIDTRQIHLFGFQLSLVMVAILSAALFFMPYLGILKWKEAKISWNLLIFACGAYAAGVALDETGVAAWGLNALFAHLGIENMSFTVIFAVIMLIASFSHFIFTSKTVRTIILIPTIIGIANATGINPVALALPAAFCISDTITLPPHSKVNLIYYNTGFFNVLEQMLYGTLVLLAKWGLMIIASLTWFRFIGLV
- a CDS encoding aminotransferase class I/II-fold pyridoxal phosphate-dependent enzyme, which produces MKPYVEMTKEELQELRKQLHVQYKEFQGKDLRLDMSRGKPSTEQLDISMGMMDVLSSNDDLTCDDGTDCRNYGVLDGIKEAKELLADMMEVAPDHIIIYGNSSLNVMYDTVSRSMTHGVMGSTPWSKLDKVKFLCPVPGYDRHFSITEYFGIEMVNVPMTPTGPDMDMVEELVANDDSIKGIWCVPKYSNPQGISYSDDTVRRFARLKPAAKDFRIYWDNAYTIHHLYDRDQDHLIEILAECKRAGNPDMVYKFASTSKVSFPGSGIATIAASQNNLVDIMKQLKIQTIGHDKVNQLRHVRFFGDIHGMVEHMRKHADIMRPKFEAVNQILERELGGLGIGEWTSPKGGYFISFDSLDGCAKAIVARCKKSGLVMTGAGATYPYGKDPRDNNIRIAPSYPPLSDLILAMELFALCVKIVSIDKILKES